In the genome of Acidimicrobiia bacterium, one region contains:
- the ftsY gene encoding signal recognition particle-docking protein FtsY: protein MIVAVALIVGAVSIVAVGLLWLRVTRRRTPSGGPPALVTMSGPRLGDRIGALLGRDPGPSAWAALQDLLLEADLGVAAAAAVVAAARESGPTDAVGARAAVRSGMLSVLEGRERGLRLEGAPAVIVVVGVNGSGKTTTIAKLASFLAAAGHRVLLGAADTFRPAAAEQLQEWGERLGVDVVSGAPGADPASVAHDAISAARARGAGVVVVDTAGRLHDKANLMGELGKVVRVAGASEVLLVIDGTTGQNGIAQAEAFTKAAGVTGVVVTKLDGSSKGGIAFAIESRLGIAVKMIGLGEGLSDLRVFEPETFVDSLLEER from the coding sequence GTGATCGTCGCCGTCGCCTTGATCGTCGGCGCCGTGTCGATCGTCGCCGTGGGCCTGCTGTGGCTGCGCGTGACTCGCCGCCGCACTCCCTCCGGCGGGCCGCCGGCACTGGTCACGATGTCCGGCCCCCGACTGGGGGATCGCATCGGTGCCCTCCTGGGCAGGGACCCCGGTCCATCGGCATGGGCGGCGCTCCAGGACCTGCTGCTCGAGGCAGACCTCGGTGTGGCGGCCGCCGCCGCCGTGGTGGCGGCGGCCCGCGAGAGCGGTCCGACCGACGCCGTCGGCGCCCGCGCCGCCGTGCGCTCCGGGATGCTCTCCGTCCTCGAGGGTCGGGAGCGTGGCCTCCGCCTCGAGGGTGCCCCGGCGGTGATCGTCGTGGTGGGGGTCAACGGTTCGGGGAAGACGACCACGATCGCCAAGCTCGCCTCCTTCCTCGCCGCGGCGGGCCACCGCGTCCTCCTCGGTGCCGCCGACACCTTTCGCCCCGCCGCCGCCGAGCAGCTCCAGGAGTGGGGCGAACGCCTCGGTGTCGATGTGGTCTCCGGCGCTCCCGGTGCCGATCCGGCTTCGGTGGCCCACGACGCCATCTCGGCGGCGAGGGCGCGTGGCGCCGGGGTGGTCGTGGTCGACACCGCCGGGAGGCTCCACGACAAGGCGAACCTGATGGGCGAGCTGGGAAAGGTGGTTCGGGTGGCGGGCGCCTCCGAGGTTCTGCTCGTGATCGATGGCACCACCGGACAGAACGGGATCGCCCAGGCCGAGGCCTTCACCAAGGCCGCAGGGGTCACCGGGGTCGTGGTGACCAAGCTCGACGGATCCTCCAAGGGGGGGATCGCCTTCGCCATCGAGAGCCGGCTCGGGATAGCGGTGAAGATGATCGGGCTCGGCGAGGGCCTCTCCGACCTGCGAGTATTCGAACCCGAGACCTTCGTCGACTCGCTGCTGGAGGAGAGATGA
- a CDS encoding cytidine deaminase — MTGTELVAEASAAAENAYAPYSGFRVGAVVVSQDGRRFVGVNVENGAYGTTICAEAVAIAAAASAGVRKIDTLAASCIDAEGPGYPCGNCRQMMVEFEVDRVFVGGGPDGPLEYALDELIPHAFRL, encoded by the coding sequence ATGACCGGAACCGAGCTCGTCGCCGAAGCGAGTGCCGCAGCCGAGAACGCCTACGCCCCCTACTCCGGGTTCCGCGTTGGCGCCGTGGTCGTATCCCAGGATGGGCGGCGATTCGTCGGTGTGAACGTGGAGAACGGCGCCTACGGCACAACCATCTGTGCCGAGGCGGTGGCGATCGCCGCCGCCGCATCGGCAGGGGTCCGCAAGATCGACACCCTGGCGGCGTCCTGTATCGATGCCGAAGGCCCCGGGTACCCGTGTGGGAACTGCCGCCAGATGATGGTGGAGTTCGAGGTGGATCGGGTGTTCGTGGGCGGCGGTCCGGACGGGCCCCTCGAGTACGCCCTCGACGAGCTCATTCCCCACGCCTTCAGGCTTTGA
- a CDS encoding electron transfer flavoprotein subunit alpha/FixB family protein — protein sequence MSVWVFTEESSGRPSPTALELLTAAGGFADESNVFLVGPGSQEAVAALGAHGATRIHHLDPGEALPAAGAAAALATLVAPGDLVLFGMGPTDRDVAGRLGARLGVPILANAVALDPAGATVVNEILGGTTLVETAFTGPGPHLVVVRPKSFAAEPAGGSSPEVMPVEAPETGHSGVARIVARHVEASEGPSLTEADVIVSGGRGMGDADRFAILGEIAGLLGAAVGATRAVVDSGWVPYAMQVGQTGKTVKPNVYIACGISGAMQHLVGMKDSGIIIAINKDEEAPIFGIADLGVVGDVHQVLPRLLEALRARSG from the coding sequence ATGAGCGTGTGGGTGTTCACCGAGGAGTCCTCCGGCAGGCCGTCGCCGACAGCACTCGAGCTGCTGACCGCCGCCGGCGGCTTCGCCGACGAGTCGAACGTGTTTCTCGTCGGTCCGGGAAGCCAGGAGGCGGTGGCCGCCCTGGGTGCCCACGGGGCGACCCGGATCCATCACCTGGATCCCGGCGAGGCACTCCCCGCCGCAGGAGCGGCCGCCGCCCTCGCCACGCTGGTGGCGCCCGGCGATCTGGTGCTGTTCGGAATGGGTCCCACGGACCGCGACGTCGCCGGACGGCTCGGGGCCAGGCTGGGGGTTCCGATCCTGGCCAACGCCGTCGCCCTGGACCCGGCGGGAGCCACCGTGGTGAACGAGATCCTGGGCGGAACCACCCTGGTGGAGACCGCCTTCACCGGTCCCGGGCCGCACCTGGTGGTGGTTCGACCCAAGTCGTTCGCCGCCGAGCCTGCCGGCGGATCGAGTCCCGAGGTGATGCCGGTCGAGGCTCCCGAAACCGGCCACTCGGGCGTCGCCCGGATCGTGGCCAGGCACGTCGAGGCCTCGGAAGGGCCTTCGCTCACAGAGGCGGATGTCATCGTCAGCGGCGGCCGGGGGATGGGCGACGCCGATCGGTTCGCCATCCTCGGCGAGATCGCCGGCCTGCTCGGGGCCGCCGTCGGGGCGACGCGCGCCGTCGTCGACTCGGGCTGGGTGCCCTACGCCATGCAGGTCGGCCAGACGGGGAAGACGGTCAAGCCCAACGTCTACATCGCCTGTGGCATCAGCGGTGCCATGCAGCACCTGGTCGGGATGAAGGATTCGGGGATCATCATCGCCATCAACAAGGACGAAGAGGCACCGATCTTCGGGATCGCCGACCTGGGGGTGGTCGGTGACGTCCATCAGGTCCTGCCGAGGCTGCTGGAAGCCCTGCGGGCCCGATCCGGCTGA
- a CDS encoding electron transfer flavoprotein subunit beta/FixA family protein — MKIAVCIKQIPDPATPYTLDPDTHFVARPEDQVLDDTDRHGIELGLQLAEETGGSVTLVSVSPAGNLQGVRQALAMGADKAVVVSDPALRGSDALVTARVLAAAIARQEIDLVIAGTESSDGYSGVVPQMLAEFLELPALTFSRKVALHEGSLRLERQTPDGYQEVESPMPALVSVTAGAVEPRYPTFKGIMQAKQKEVEVLTAADLGFEPGQVGAAGSAQQIVGVRPAPERASGLKVTDEGEAHLEIVKLLEKAKVI; from the coding sequence ATGAAGATCGCCGTCTGCATCAAGCAGATCCCGGATCCGGCCACGCCGTACACCCTGGATCCCGACACGCACTTCGTAGCGCGCCCCGAAGATCAGGTGCTCGACGACACCGACCGCCACGGCATCGAACTGGGCCTGCAGCTCGCCGAGGAGACGGGCGGTTCCGTCACCCTGGTGTCCGTGAGCCCGGCGGGGAACCTGCAAGGGGTGCGCCAGGCCCTGGCCATGGGGGCCGACAAGGCGGTGGTGGTCAGCGATCCGGCGCTTCGCGGTTCCGACGCCCTGGTGACCGCCCGGGTGCTCGCCGCCGCCATCGCTCGCCAGGAGATCGACCTGGTGATTGCCGGAACCGAGTCCTCGGACGGCTACTCGGGAGTGGTGCCGCAGATGCTCGCCGAGTTCCTGGAGCTTCCCGCCCTCACCTTTTCTCGCAAGGTGGCCCTGCACGAGGGCTCCCTCCGGCTCGAACGGCAGACTCCAGACGGGTATCAGGAGGTCGAGTCCCCGATGCCGGCCCTGGTGTCGGTCACCGCAGGCGCCGTGGAGCCAAGGTACCCGACCTTCAAGGGGATCATGCAGGCGAAGCAGAAGGAGGTCGAGGTCCTCACCGCCGCCGATCTCGGCTTCGAGCCGGGCCAGGTGGGTGCCGCCGGATCGGCACAGCAGATCGTCGGCGTTCGACCCGCCCCGGAACGGGCCTCGGGGCTGAAGGTGACCGACGAGGGCGAGGCGCACCTGGAGATCGTGAAGCTGCTCGAGAAGGCGAAGGTGATCTGA
- a CDS encoding purine-nucleoside phosphorylase: MNRHRLDDAAATIAERTGRPGHRLAVVLGSGLSGYAAELPGAIELPYHEIPGFPTPRVEGHAASLFSADLGGPVLVLAGRVHTYEGWEQEDVVFAVRTAVRTGCSTVLLTNAAGGVGDGLSPGDLVLIRDHLNLTGRNPLVGANDDSLGPRFPDMSEVYPQRLRDLARRTGERVDVDLGEGVYAWFLGPSYETPAEVQMAKRLGADLVGMSTVPEAIAARHMGAAVLGISLVTNLAAGISPTPLSHEEVTATAAAARGRFTRLLDSLLPALTSG; encoded by the coding sequence ATGAACCGCCACCGCCTCGACGATGCTGCGGCGACGATCGCCGAGCGAACCGGGCGCCCGGGCCACCGGCTCGCAGTGGTGCTCGGTTCCGGGCTATCCGGCTACGCCGCAGAACTGCCCGGAGCGATCGAGCTGCCCTACCACGAGATTCCTGGATTCCCCACCCCCCGGGTCGAGGGTCACGCCGCCTCGCTCTTCTCCGCCGACCTCGGGGGACCGGTCCTGGTGCTGGCGGGAAGGGTCCATACCTACGAGGGATGGGAACAGGAGGACGTCGTGTTCGCGGTACGGACCGCCGTCCGAACGGGGTGCTCGACCGTGCTGCTCACCAACGCCGCCGGCGGGGTCGGCGACGGACTGTCCCCGGGCGATCTGGTGCTCATCCGCGACCACCTCAACCTCACGGGACGCAACCCGCTGGTGGGCGCCAACGACGACTCGCTGGGACCGCGCTTCCCGGACATGTCCGAGGTGTACCCCCAGAGGCTTCGTGACCTGGCGCGCAGGACCGGAGAACGGGTCGATGTCGACCTCGGGGAAGGCGTCTACGCCTGGTTCCTGGGGCCGTCGTACGAGACCCCGGCCGAGGTGCAGATGGCGAAGCGGCTCGGCGCCGACCTGGTGGGCATGTCCACGGTCCCGGAGGCGATCGCCGCGCGACACATGGGTGCCGCCGTCCTCGGGATCTCGCTGGTGACCAACCTCGCGGCCGGGATCTCCCCGACTCCGCTCAGCCACGAGGAGGTGACGGCCACCGCCGCCGCAGCCCGGGGGCGATTCACCCGGCTGCTCGACTCCCTGCTTCCCGCCCTCACCTCCGGCTGA
- a CDS encoding thymidine phosphorylase: MNVVELIQRKRDGGTLAGGEIRDLIAAYTTDSVPDYQMSALLMAIFKEGLDPDELAAWTDAMLHSGDVLDFSHVGAPKVDKHSTGGVGDKVSIPLAPLVAACGVAVPMISGRGLGHTGGTLDKLESIPGFRTGFDRGEFTALLERNGLVLGGQSETLVPADRRLYALRDVTGTVESIPLIASSIMSKKLAEGLDGLVLDVKVGSGAFMKEIDGARDLARTMVGIGRAGGTATTALITDMNQPLGRMVGNANEIAESLEVLKGGGPEDLVELVLRLGSEMLLLGGLADDPAAAEARLRRAIDDGSAFEKFEQVVVAQGGDPKALHDPSLLPSAPEVEVVAASRSGTVTRCDALDVGHAAERLGAGRATKDDVIDLGVGLTVFAKVGDRVSAGDPLLEIRWRDRVRLEDALPLAHRAHEVGDGPVTKPQLILEKIE, from the coding sequence ATGAACGTCGTCGAACTGATCCAACGCAAGCGCGACGGCGGAACCCTCGCCGGCGGCGAGATCCGAGATCTGATCGCCGCCTACACCACCGACTCGGTGCCCGACTACCAGATGTCGGCTCTGTTGATGGCGATCTTCAAGGAGGGGCTCGACCCCGACGAGCTGGCGGCGTGGACCGACGCCATGCTCCACTCCGGCGATGTGCTCGACTTCTCCCACGTCGGCGCACCCAAGGTGGACAAGCACTCGACCGGTGGTGTCGGCGACAAGGTGAGCATTCCCCTTGCCCCGTTGGTCGCCGCCTGTGGCGTGGCGGTTCCGATGATCAGCGGGCGGGGCCTGGGCCACACCGGCGGCACCCTGGACAAGCTCGAGTCGATACCGGGGTTTCGCACCGGGTTCGACCGCGGCGAGTTCACCGCACTCCTGGAGCGCAACGGTCTGGTGCTCGGGGGCCAGTCCGAGACCCTGGTCCCCGCCGATCGCCGCCTGTACGCCCTGCGCGATGTCACCGGCACTGTGGAGTCGATCCCGCTCATCGCCTCCTCGATCATGTCGAAGAAGCTCGCCGAGGGGCTCGATGGCCTGGTGCTCGACGTCAAGGTGGGGAGCGGTGCGTTCATGAAGGAGATCGACGGCGCCCGCGACCTGGCGAGGACGATGGTCGGAATCGGACGGGCGGGGGGCACGGCGACCACCGCCCTCATCACCGACATGAACCAGCCGCTGGGCCGAATGGTCGGAAACGCCAATGAGATCGCCGAATCACTCGAGGTGCTCAAGGGAGGTGGACCGGAGGACCTGGTGGAGCTGGTGCTTCGCCTGGGATCCGAGATGCTGCTCCTGGGTGGGCTCGCCGACGACCCTGCCGCCGCCGAAGCAAGGCTGCGCCGGGCGATCGACGACGGCAGCGCATTCGAAAAGTTCGAACAGGTGGTCGTCGCCCAGGGAGGGGACCCGAAGGCATTGCACGATCCGTCGCTCCTCCCATCCGCACCGGAGGTGGAGGTTGTCGCCGCATCCCGCTCCGGGACGGTGACCCGGTGCGACGCCCTGGATGTGGGGCATGCCGCCGAGAGGCTCGGTGCGGGACGAGCCACCAAGGACGATGTCATCGATCTCGGGGTCGGCTTGACCGTCTTCGCCAAGGTCGGAGACCGGGTCTCGGCGGGCGACCCGCTTCTCGAGATCAGATGGCGCGACCGGGTTCGGCTGGAAGATGCCCTTCCGCTCGCACACCGCGCCCACGAGGTCGGAGATGGACCGGTCACCAAGCCACAGCTGATCCTGGAGAAGATCGAATGA
- a CDS encoding MGMT family protein, with the protein MTPFEAAVAAVLESIPEGEVITYSELAAEAGHPGAARAVGRFLAREGAGYPWWRVVTAAGRLAPGHEADQARRLRGEGVSVRGGRVGTMGEG; encoded by the coding sequence GTGACCCCGTTCGAGGCGGCGGTGGCCGCCGTCCTCGAGTCCATCCCCGAGGGCGAAGTGATCACCTACTCCGAATTGGCCGCCGAGGCCGGGCACCCCGGAGCAGCCCGCGCCGTGGGACGCTTCCTGGCGAGAGAGGGTGCCGGCTACCCATGGTGGCGGGTGGTGACCGCCGCCGGACGGCTGGCGCCGGGCCACGAGGCCGATCAGGCACGAAGGCTGAGAGGCGAGGGGGTTTCGGTTCGAGGCGGCCGCGTGGGCACAATGGGGGAAGGATGA
- the upp gene encoding uracil phosphoribosyltransferase translates to MSLTVLDHPLASHYLTILRDRTTLPEEFRAAARRLCYFLVHEATHDLPVRERPVETPLETTSGHETSKVVAIAVLRAGLGLLDAVIDLIPYVKVGFAGVQRNEETAEPIEYYFKPPDLERATVLVLEPMLATGGSLAWAVGKAKESGASRIIALCVVAAPAGVQRMESEHPDVRIVAAALDRDLSDHFYIQPGLGDMGDRLFGTT, encoded by the coding sequence ATGAGCCTCACGGTCCTCGATCACCCGCTGGCGAGCCACTACCTGACGATCCTGCGTGATCGAACCACCCTGCCCGAAGAGTTCCGGGCGGCGGCACGCAGGCTGTGCTACTTCCTTGTGCACGAGGCGACCCATGACCTCCCGGTACGGGAACGCCCGGTGGAGACCCCGCTGGAGACGACATCGGGCCACGAGACGTCGAAGGTGGTGGCGATCGCCGTCCTGCGGGCCGGCCTCGGGCTGCTCGACGCCGTGATCGACCTCATCCCCTACGTGAAGGTCGGGTTCGCCGGTGTCCAGCGCAACGAGGAGACCGCCGAGCCGATCGAGTACTACTTCAAGCCGCCGGACCTGGAGCGAGCCACGGTCCTGGTGTTGGAGCCGATGCTGGCCACGGGAGGATCGCTGGCATGGGCGGTCGGCAAGGCCAAGGAGTCCGGGGCGTCGCGCATCATCGCCCTCTGTGTCGTCGCCGCCCCGGCTGGCGTCCAGCGTATGGAGTCCGAGCATCCCGACGTGCGCATCGTCGCCGCCGCCCTCGACCGCGACCTGAGCGACCACTTCTACATCCAGCCCGGACTCGGCGACATGGGGGACCGCCTCTTCGGAACCACGTGA
- the ffh gene encoding signal recognition particle protein — protein sequence MFEGLTERLSGALGRLTGRGRLGDADLDAALGEVRLALLEADTNVEVVAELVERVRRRARGTEVASSLTPGQQVIKIVNAELVSTLGEKAEALATASRPPLVVLVVGLQGSGKTTTAAKLAERLKAQGKRPLLVAADLQRPAAIDQLEALGGRIGVPVLVDRKAKPERLAREARKRAAAEGFDAVVIDTAGRLQVDEPLMDELAAVRSAAKPDEVLLVLDSMMGQEAVSVARGFLDRAGVTGLVLSKLDGDARGGAAISARAVTGMPIKFAGVGEGPGDLEVFHPERMASRILGMGDVLTLIEKAEATLDRRNAAEAAEKLRQASFGFDDFLEQFQQLRRMGGIGQLLGMLPGAATASMRSGVSDSDLGRVEAIIRSMTPGERRDPKIIDGSRKRRIASGSGTSPQDVNALLRQFAEMQKMMKTLAGGRSPIPGLALPGQRRRRKR from the coding sequence ATGTTCGAAGGCCTCACCGAACGGCTCTCGGGAGCACTCGGGCGTCTCACCGGCCGTGGGCGGCTCGGCGACGCCGATCTCGACGCCGCCCTCGGCGAGGTGCGGCTGGCCCTGCTCGAGGCCGACACCAACGTCGAGGTGGTTGCCGAGCTCGTCGAGCGGGTGCGAAGGCGGGCGCGAGGGACCGAGGTCGCCTCCAGCCTGACCCCGGGGCAGCAGGTGATCAAGATCGTGAACGCCGAGCTGGTGTCCACCTTGGGGGAGAAGGCGGAAGCGCTGGCGACGGCCTCGCGACCGCCGCTGGTGGTGCTCGTGGTGGGCCTGCAGGGGTCCGGGAAGACGACGACGGCGGCGAAGCTCGCCGAGCGGCTCAAGGCGCAGGGGAAGCGGCCGCTTCTGGTGGCTGCCGACCTGCAGCGTCCGGCTGCGATCGATCAGCTCGAGGCCCTGGGGGGCCGGATCGGGGTCCCGGTGCTGGTGGACCGCAAGGCGAAGCCCGAACGGCTGGCCCGGGAGGCGCGAAAGAGGGCGGCGGCGGAGGGCTTCGACGCCGTGGTGATCGACACCGCCGGCCGCCTTCAGGTGGACGAGCCGCTCATGGACGAGCTGGCGGCGGTGCGTTCCGCCGCCAAGCCGGATGAGGTGCTCCTGGTGCTGGACTCCATGATGGGCCAGGAGGCCGTCTCGGTGGCCAGGGGGTTCCTGGACCGGGCAGGGGTGACCGGCCTGGTGCTGTCCAAGCTCGACGGCGACGCCAGGGGCGGAGCCGCAATCTCCGCCCGGGCCGTCACCGGTATGCCCATCAAGTTCGCCGGGGTGGGCGAGGGGCCGGGCGATCTCGAGGTGTTCCACCCGGAGCGGATGGCGTCGCGCATCCTGGGGATGGGCGACGTGCTCACGCTGATCGAGAAGGCAGAGGCGACCCTCGACCGGCGGAATGCGGCAGAGGCCGCCGAGAAGCTGCGCCAGGCGTCCTTCGGTTTCGATGACTTCCTCGAGCAGTTCCAGCAACTTCGCCGGATGGGGGGCATCGGGCAGTTGCTTGGTATGCTCCCGGGTGCCGCCACGGCCTCGATGAGGTCGGGGGTGTCCGATTCGGACCTCGGTCGGGTGGAAGCGATCATCCGGTCGATGACGCCCGGCGAGCGGCGGGACCCAAAGATCATCGACGGAAGCCGCAAGCGGCGCATCGCCTCCGGGTCGGGAACCTCCCCCCAGGATGTGAACGCCTTGCTGCGGCAGTTCGCCGAGATGCAGAAGATGATGAAGACGCTGGCCGGTGGACGCAGCCCGATTCCGGGCCTCGCCCTGCCGGGGCAACGGCGCAGAAGGAAGAGGTGA
- the rpsP gene encoding 30S ribosomal protein S16: MAVKIRLTRIGKKRQPSYRVVVTDARSPRDGHYIEQIGRYDPRQEPSLVEIDNERAAYWLANGAQPSSQARKLLQISGAVSAPAARRPARPAKVHVVEAEAQKAAAAEDEAVIEAALIAEDEASQAATAGDAEPKAEEPGEAGETVEGSSADDSGEES; encoded by the coding sequence ATGGCGGTGAAGATCCGCCTGACGCGAATCGGCAAGAAGCGGCAGCCCTCGTATCGGGTCGTCGTGACCGACGCCCGCAGCCCTCGCGATGGGCACTACATAGAGCAGATCGGCCGCTACGACCCGCGGCAAGAGCCCTCGCTGGTCGAGATCGATAACGAGCGCGCCGCCTACTGGCTGGCCAACGGTGCCCAGCCGTCGAGCCAGGCTCGCAAGTTGCTGCAGATCTCCGGGGCGGTCTCGGCGCCGGCGGCGCGCCGACCGGCGCGCCCGGCGAAGGTTCATGTCGTCGAGGCGGAGGCGCAGAAGGCTGCCGCCGCCGAGGACGAGGCCGTGATCGAAGCAGCCCTCATCGCCGAGGACGAGGCATCCCAGGCTGCCACCGCCGGTGATGCGGAGCCGAAGGCCGAGGAGCCCGGCGAGGCCGGGGAGACTGTGGAGGGCTCGTCGGCGGACGACTCGGGGGAGGAGTCGTGA
- a CDS encoding KH domain-containing protein, with protein MKGEIVQRVVEYIAREIVEHPDDVSVTIVEEGPDEVIAEVRAARGDMGRVIGRRGRVAKAIRVLAQAAADEEGLQARVEFID; from the coding sequence GTGAAGGGCGAGATCGTGCAGCGGGTGGTCGAGTACATCGCTCGCGAGATCGTCGAGCACCCGGATGACGTATCGGTGACCATCGTCGAGGAGGGCCCGGACGAGGTCATCGCCGAGGTCCGGGCCGCACGCGGGGACATGGGGCGGGTCATCGGCCGCCGGGGACGGGTCGCCAAGGCGATTCGAGTGCTCGCTCAGGCCGCTGCCGATGAAGAGGGTCTCCAGGCTCGCGTTGAGTTCATCGACTGA
- the rimM gene encoding ribosome maturation factor RimM (Essential for efficient processing of 16S rRNA) — protein MLPTTDDASRFLPGSRLVTADGSVLTVVRSSPHRDRGLVVAFEGHHDRRGAESLRGLDLFAEAATRRHLSEGEFWPDELVGLTAIDPDGSVLGEVTAVELATAQDRLVITTADGIEVLVPFVSALVGEATDDTIVIHDPGGLFPGP, from the coding sequence GTGCTGCCGACGACCGATGACGCCTCCCGATTCCTGCCCGGGTCACGCCTCGTCACCGCCGACGGCTCCGTGTTGACGGTCGTTCGCTCCTCGCCGCATCGGGACCGGGGGCTGGTGGTTGCCTTCGAAGGCCACCATGACAGGAGGGGCGCCGAGAGCCTGCGCGGCCTCGATCTCTTCGCCGAGGCGGCGACTCGCCGGCACCTGAGCGAGGGCGAGTTCTGGCCCGATGAGCTGGTGGGCCTCACCGCCATCGATCCGGATGGCTCGGTCCTGGGGGAGGTGACCGCCGTCGAGTTGGCCACCGCCCAGGATCGGCTGGTGATCACCACGGCGGACGGAATCGAGGTGTTGGTGCCTTTCGTGTCGGCTCTGGTCGGCGAGGCGACCGACGACACCATCGTGATCCACGACCCAGGGGGCCTGTTCCCCGGGCCCTGA
- a CDS encoding cupredoxin domain-containing protein, translating into MTAGDVRTMAAPRPRPHILAGLILTTWLTAACSGSAEAPTTTILEPATTTTLSTTTAPGRPTFEVAVVSFRFEPAQVKVPVGASVTFAFQQGTHTSTAEDGSWDSGDMAAGGTFDVVFDGPGEFRYFCSIHPQQMQAVITVEG; encoded by the coding sequence GTGACCGCTGGGGATGTGCGGACGATGGCAGCACCGAGGCCCCGTCCGCACATCCTCGCCGGGCTCATCCTGACGACCTGGCTCACGGCAGCCTGTTCCGGTTCGGCGGAAGCCCCGACCACCACCATTCTCGAGCCGGCCACGACGACGACCCTTTCGACGACGACGGCCCCCGGCCGCCCCACGTTCGAGGTTGCCGTGGTCTCGTTCCGGTTCGAGCCTGCCCAGGTGAAGGTTCCCGTGGGGGCTTCGGTGACGTTCGCCTTCCAGCAGGGGACCCACACCAGCACCGCCGAGGACGGATCCTGGGACTCGGGTGACATGGCGGCAGGAGGCACGTTCGACGTCGTCTTCGACGGTCCGGGAGAGTTCCGCTACTTCTGCTCCATCCACCCGCAGCAGATGCAGGCGGTCATCACTGTCGAAGGGTGA
- the gap gene encoding type I glyceraldehyde-3-phosphate dehydrogenase yields the protein MRVAINGFGRIGRSVFRVVAQRPDSGVEIVAVNDLADDAMAAYLLKYDTVMGEFPGEVTARDGRLIAGGRSVALLTEKDPGLLPWGDLGVDVVVESTGVFRTRETVSRHLEAGASRVVLTVPSKDPLDATIVLGVNDEALTPEVRLLSNASCTTNCLAPIAKILDDAFGIRRGVMTTVHAYTNDQRLADVPHRDFRRARAATENIIPTSTGAAKAVGEVLPKLKGRLDGMAMRVPVPDGSTVDLVVELEQGVSVEEVNGAVRHAAEASMAGIVQYSEAPLVSSDVIGNPHSSVFDAPLTQVLHGTTLKVLAWYDNEWGYSNRVVDLIERISAL from the coding sequence ATGAGGGTCGCCATCAACGGCTTCGGGCGGATCGGGCGGTCCGTGTTTCGTGTGGTCGCCCAGCGACCTGATTCGGGTGTGGAGATCGTGGCGGTGAACGATCTCGCCGACGACGCCATGGCCGCCTACCTGCTCAAGTACGACACCGTCATGGGCGAGTTCCCGGGCGAGGTGACGGCAAGAGACGGTCGCCTGATCGCCGGCGGCCGCAGCGTCGCCCTCCTCACGGAGAAGGATCCCGGCCTGCTGCCCTGGGGCGACCTCGGCGTCGACGTCGTCGTGGAGTCGACCGGTGTGTTTCGCACCCGCGAGACCGTGTCGCGCCACCTCGAGGCCGGCGCCTCACGGGTCGTTCTCACCGTGCCCTCCAAGGACCCGCTCGACGCCACGATCGTGCTCGGCGTCAACGACGAGGCCCTGACCCCCGAGGTGCGCCTCCTCTCCAACGCCTCGTGCACCACCAACTGCCTGGCACCGATCGCCAAGATCCTCGACGACGCTTTCGGCATCCGGCGCGGGGTGATGACCACGGTCCACGCCTACACCAACGACCAGCGTTTGGCCGATGTCCCCCACCGGGACTTCCGGCGCGCCCGGGCCGCCACCGAGAACATCATCCCCACCTCGACCGGTGCCGCCAAGGCGGTCGGCGAGGTGTTGCCCAAACTCAAGGGGCGCCTCGACGGGATGGCGATGAGGGTTCCGGTACCGGATGGATCGACCGTCGACCTGGTGGTCGAGTTGGAGCAGGGCGTGTCCGTGGAGGAGGTCAACGGTGCCGTGAGGCACGCCGCAGAGGCCTCGATGGCGGGGATCGTGCAGTACTCCGAGGCGCCCCTGGTCTCCAGCGACGTCATCGGCAACCCCCACTCGTCGGTCTTCGACGCACCGCTCACGCAGGTGCTCCACGGGACCACGCTCAAGGTCCTCGCCTGGTACGACAACGAGTGGGGATACTCCAACCGAGTCGTGGACCTGATCGAGCGCATCTCCGCACTCTGA